The genomic window CTATTCAAAAGAACGGAGCTACGGTTGGGTCGGCTCAGTAGGCACGCGCGACCGCAAAAAAACGGGCGATGCGTTTAAGGATACACTGGCGACCATCGCACACGACCAGACCGAAGCAACCTTCAAACTCGATCTTGAGCCGGGGGAATACCTGCTAACGCTGCACTCGGGCGACCAGCATCAGAGTGTGGTAAACGTGGATTGCTCGGCCGCCATAAAGCCGATCTGTGAAAAAACGGAGCCCGGAACGTTTGTGGTCAGTTGTTCACAGATTAGGGTGGATGCCGATGGGTTGGTGCTGGAGTTCAGCCGCAACGCTGATGGGGCAGGCACATCGCTGAACTGGCTGGTGATCGAGCCAAAGGAGCAGGTGCCGGACTCCCGGTGGGCCAAAGGTGCTCCCGTTGTGGTGATGTCGGCGGAAAAAGCCGCGCTGCGGAAGCAGCAGCGAGTTGCTTACCGTGCAGTAAAAGTTCCAGCCATTGGAAACGGGCGCTCGGAAGTATCACTGGACGGCGACTGGCTGTTTCTTCCGGATTATGAATTCAGTAACGTTGAATCTCCTCAGAATAATAATGCGGATGATTCCCGGTGGCACGTCATGCCGGTTCCGGCGATGTGGTCGCCCTATGCCGCCTGGTTGTTCGGGGAAACCTTTCCTGACATGCCCTATGATAAAGGGGCGAGCGACAGTTATTATGAATACCGGCATGCCCGGGTTGATGCCCTTACGTTTGATTGGAAAAAAACGAAATCCGCCTGGTACCGAAAACATATCGAACTGCCCGAAATACCGCAGGGAAAATGCTTCGAACTCTGTTTTGATGCCATTGCGAAGGTTTCTCACATCTATGTAAATGGAACCTTTGTCGGAAAAAATCTGGGTATGTTCGGTGAGATCAAACTCGATATCACCAGGCACCTCAAAGCGGGAACAAATGTGATCGCCGTTCGGGTGGATCAGGAAAGGGAATTTGATGAAGCGCAGGACGACGATGAGGTGATCGGTGTTGCGATCAGTGTTGAGCTGACGCGTAAGATGCTGTCTGCACTGCCCTACGGAATGACCCGTCAGGATGCCCGCGGAATCTGGCAGCCGACTAAACTCGTTATAACCGATTCCGTGCGTCTAACCGATCTGTTTATTAAACCGCAACTCGATGGTGCTGCAGTCGATATTACATTGGAAAATAAAGGGCATATTTCTGAAACGATCGTTCCATCCTTGAAGGTAATCAGTGAATCGGATGGTTCCATGCTGGTGCAGCTGGACGGCAAGCCTGAGGAGGTTAAGGCCGGTGAAAGCAAAGTGGTCACGTTGACGTTTACCGGGGTTCATCCTCGGTTGTGGTCGCCGGACAATCCCTCGCTCTACACCTTTACGGCCGGGCTGAAGTCGGAAAACGGATCAGCGGACTCGATGTCGGTGGTTTCGGGTTTCAAGACCTTCGAAACCCGCTGCAACCGTTTTTATCTCAATGGCAAGCCCTATGCGCTGCGAGGTGCCAACCACTGTCCGAATATGCTGGCACCGAACGATGGCAGGCTGGCCGACCGCTTTCTTGAAATGATGCGGGAAAATAATCTGAACGCTACGCGTTTTCATGGCGTGCCTGGAACGGCAGCATGGATGGAAGCGGCCGATCGGAACGGTATTCTGATTTCCTATGAAGGCACCTGGCCGTGGTTGCTGCATGCGAAAGGGCCGATCCCATCGCAGGAGTCGATTGACATCTGGCAGGATGAATTTGCACGCGTGATTAAAAAATATCGGAACCATCCCTCGCTCATGCTCTGGACGGTGAACAATGAAATGAAGTTTCATATTTTCCATCGTCACACCCCGACGGAAAAGCGGACTGCTGAACAGTATGAAGACGTGCTGACCCGCTGGAAACATGTATCGAACGCGGTGAAGATGATCCGTGAAATCGATCCAATCCATCCGATCGTTGCCGATTCGTGTTATGCCCGAAATTACAGCTGGACGTTGGATCAGTCGCCGGAAGAGCTGGGGATTGACGATGGTGATGTGGATGACATCCATGAATACATAAACTGGTATCATCAAAGTTTCTTTCATCTGCTTGATAAGGAAGATCCGGTTGGGCTTCCGACCCGCCCATATATCGGGCAGGAAATGTCGACCGGATATTATAACGGCGACAGCGGGCACCCGGTTCGTGCCTATCTGTTTGCGCATCAGACGCCGCAGAGCTGGGTGGGACAATATGCCTACGAGCATCAGGATCCATCCATTTTCATGACCCGGCATGCCATGCTGACCAAAGAACTGGCCGAATATTATCGTAGAGACCGACGCGAGGACTGGGCCGGAACCCTGATTTTTGGATTGGTGACCTGGTTCCGGAATCCATGGCTGGCCGATGAAATTAAAC from Pontiella desulfatans includes these protein-coding regions:
- a CDS encoding glycosyl hydrolase 2 galactose-binding domain-containing protein; this translates as MSGAIACQVGAAPGLLDRSEMKQVGRGNVVWGNASVLVDDAYLVVSEDGLHNVEFSFEGRAPENAGADQVGIWATFRQFDRNHRYVIGLRGAPHSDLYLARYAPDGNDRMLALQPVETVAPGEWAHVKVVAKDAAIKIYLNGMEKISVEDAKAPFKVGNVGIGGGYHLAEYRNIQVHKTGKPGDSEKTEPAFARDAIKINFQPGGLDAPAGWLADSGKPYSKERSYGWVGSVGTRDRKKTGDAFKDTLATIAHDQTEATFKLDLEPGEYLLTLHSGDQHQSVVNVDCSAAIKPICEKTEPGTFVVSCSQIRVDADGLVLEFSRNADGAGTSLNWLVIEPKEQVPDSRWAKGAPVVVMSAEKAALRKQQRVAYRAVKVPAIGNGRSEVSLDGDWLFLPDYEFSNVESPQNNNADDSRWHVMPVPAMWSPYAAWLFGETFPDMPYDKGASDSYYEYRHARVDALTFDWKKTKSAWYRKHIELPEIPQGKCFELCFDAIAKVSHIYVNGTFVGKNLGMFGEIKLDITRHLKAGTNVIAVRVDQEREFDEAQDDDEVIGVAISVELTRKMLSALPYGMTRQDARGIWQPTKLVITDSVRLTDLFIKPQLDGAAVDITLENKGHISETIVPSLKVISESDGSMLVQLDGKPEEVKAGESKVVTLTFTGVHPRLWSPDNPSLYTFTAGLKSENGSADSMSVVSGFKTFETRCNRFYLNGKPYALRGANHCPNMLAPNDGRLADRFLEMMRENNLNATRFHGVPGTAAWMEAADRNGILISYEGTWPWLLHAKGPIPSQESIDIWQDEFARVIKKYRNHPSLMLWTVNNEMKFHIFHRHTPTEKRTAEQYEDVLTRWKHVSNAVKMIREIDPIHPIVADSCYARNYSWTLDQSPEELGIDDGDVDDIHEYINWYHQSFFHLLDKEDPVGLPTRPYIGQEMSTGYYNGDSGHPVRAYLFAHQTPQSWVGQYAYEHQDPSIFMTRHAMLTKELAEYYRRDRREDWAGTLIFGLVTWFRNPWLADEIKPYPVVTDGLRQAMSPVLVSARLTGRNVFAGETFSIPVSIINDAENGQAVPDGTLMWSFVVDGKTMAKGAVATSEVAYYTNKQFDLKLTAPSNIPGGRADAQLRFELVANGKTVSRNHYAMCIGEKGWALEPANSSKGKILVYQPSDAARKLFQTLEVKPDAISTLNGVKLERDDCLLMVGALSDSEVEHFKSLLTAGNGRVVWMHPKAQAKELFPKHISNYRKQDGEVVTMLVAESPVFDGIQVGDLAWMGGPNVARVPVSSFGGYHVDWKNPSLTVLAEEMRAHGYLQNPSDKLKSWVTPLVQIRSDGTAPVLLSEMSAEAALTDPIALRLWANVLKGNF